A genomic region of Azoarcus sp. KH32C contains the following coding sequences:
- a CDS encoding phage tail protein has translation MAIFRETPYSAFNFLVDLEPGQGSEVRAGFSEVSGLNAEVTVAEYRAGNDRTNYVRKVPGIHKAGDVTLKRGVIGAQNLYEWLEKGRTGKISEAKRDIVVKLQSEDRSDTVVSWKLRGAMPIKWTGPTLTAKGGGDVAIEELVLSVETIEQE, from the coding sequence ATGGCCATCTTTCGCGAAACCCCGTATTCGGCGTTCAACTTCCTCGTCGATCTCGAGCCCGGCCAGGGCAGCGAGGTGCGGGCGGGCTTCTCCGAGGTGTCGGGGCTGAACGCCGAGGTCACGGTCGCCGAGTACCGCGCCGGCAACGACCGCACGAACTACGTGCGCAAGGTGCCCGGCATCCACAAGGCCGGCGACGTGACCCTGAAGCGTGGCGTGATCGGCGCGCAGAACCTCTACGAATGGCTCGAAAAGGGGCGCACCGGGAAGATCTCCGAAGCCAAGCGCGACATCGTCGTGAAGCTGCAATCGGAGGATCGCAGCGACACGGTGGTGAGCTGGAAATTACGCGGCGCGATGCCGATCAAATGGACAGGGCCGACGCTGACCGCGAAGGGCGGCGGCGACGTCGCGATCGAAGAGCTCGTCTTGTCCGTCGAGACGATCGAACAGGAGTAA
- a CDS encoding phage tail protein: MAEYADTPREFIPFRFRVALYDGRGGGLLCRGAFSEVSGLEATMAPKALKEGGRNWGEVQLAGPTTFPPIILKRGITEVADLWNWFDMSTRQANYALRVSGTIDVFHPAKPDRPLLRWRITNAVPTKFKGPDLSATANQVAIEELQLAHEGLELERP, from the coding sequence ATGGCTGAGTACGCCGATACCCCGCGCGAGTTCATCCCCTTTCGCTTCCGCGTCGCGCTGTACGACGGTCGGGGCGGCGGCCTGCTATGCCGCGGGGCGTTCAGCGAAGTGTCCGGGCTCGAGGCGACGATGGCGCCGAAGGCGCTGAAGGAAGGCGGGCGCAACTGGGGCGAGGTGCAGCTCGCCGGCCCGACGACCTTCCCGCCGATCATCCTCAAGCGCGGCATCACCGAAGTCGCGGACCTGTGGAACTGGTTCGACATGAGCACGCGCCAGGCCAACTACGCGCTGCGCGTCTCCGGCACGATCGATGTCTTCCACCCGGCGAAACCGGACCGGCCGCTGCTGCGCTGGCGCATCACGAACGCGGTCCCGACCAAGTTCAAGGGACCGGACCTCTCCGCGACCGCGAACCAGGTCGCGATCGAGGAATTGCAGCTCGCGCACGAAGGGCTGGAACTGGAACGCCCATAG